The following coding sequences are from one Onychostoma macrolepis isolate SWU-2019 chromosome 24, ASM1243209v1, whole genome shotgun sequence window:
- the LOC131532878 gene encoding uncharacterized protein LOC131532878 yields MAHAALLLLISLSISVGPAVSFYGASMTFMPGNRYPDGTVEMHFYYRESGKLPCDPQVSWVCDSGDCGDLTYAEPDMTDQDHSGQILWCQTERHMTTNVSRDELFTLRGSGCCWANNVHDVREWMLRSLVDTRQRSDTRTTNRSPVSATIPNIRVPQNCFQNLHLLVHDPDGDDVRCKCPSCHQHPKIHLEEDSCTMSSNGTLDVGLHVFEFTLEDYPVSNITVMNGNGISSVRNPYNQTADADPTPLSQVPLQFVVEIQTPVHSCAPGVNRPSLLTPTPLHGDVQHAAVGGVHTITLRAQSLSHSILDFQVSGPWNMSTVLRNASQGVTEATLTWKPQESDLHHHVPVCFAAETLQSQSEMRCIVIIVAKSRVLSGEAEVFCENNSISIAVSKASMKGIDQNWLQLRDPTCSLTSNNTHILGTMSLNTCGTTMEDAGDFLVFKNEINSFENPNEVITRRSQVKIGFSCQYPKVASVSNHYINKKSDYIFTESSFGTFSYSFDIFTNNNFSSRVDPSLYPLEINLMDMLYMGIAAHSALPEVRLFVESCRATPDDNPYSALSYDIIKEGCIMDDTVEVYQSDSRMYDFGIQAFKFTGGYNEVYVTCSVILCAEGSSNSRCAQGCLQEHARKHKRDVSKETARHYITQGPFRVARQTQHSAAASENGGSLHISAGTGVFAGLFIVSMVVLVGLLVYNGKKTRAPDHMYLMSNF; encoded by the exons ATGGCACACGCTGCGCTACTGCTGCTCATCAGCTTGAGCATTTCTGTGGGTCCAGCCGTAAGTTTCTACGGGGCGTCTATGACCTTCATGCCTGGAAACAGATATCCGGATGGAACAGTGGAG ATGCACTTTTACTACAGAGAGTCTGGCAAACTGCCCTGTGATCCTCAAGTCTCATGGGTCTGTGATAGTGGCGACTGCGGCGATCTCACATACGCAGAACCTGACATGACGGATCAGGACCACTCGGGTCAGATCCTCTGGTGCCAGACTGAGCGTCACATGACCACCAATGTCAGTCGTGATGAACTCTTCACACTGAG AGGGTCTGGTTGCTGCTGGGCTAATAATGTTCATGATGTCCGCGAATGGATGCTTCGGAGTCTTGTTGACACAAGACAACGTTCAGACACTCGCACTACAAACAGGTCACCCGTTTCAGCAACAATACCAAACATAAG GGTTCCTCAGAACTGTTTTCAGAATCTTCACCTGCTGGTCCATGATCCAGATGGGGATGATGTGAGATGCAAGTGCCCATCTTGCCATCAACACCCTAAAATACATCTTGAGGAg GACTCATGCACCATGAGTAGTAATGGCACACTGGATGTGGGACTGCATGTTTTTGAATTCACACTGGAGGATTATCCTGTATCAAACATCACTGTGATGAATGGGAATGGGATCTCCTCTGTCAGAAACCCTTATAATCAGACTGCCGACGCTGACCCAACTCCACTCAGTCAAGTGCCTCTGCAGTTTGTAGTTGAAA TCCAAACACCAGTCCACAGTTGTGCACCCGGGGTGAACAGGCCAAGTTTACTGACACCAACTCCCTTACATGGAGATGTTCAACACGCAGCTGTGGGAGGTGTTCACACTATCACCCTCCGTGCCCAGAGCTTGAGCCACAG TATCTTGGATTTCCAGGTCAGTGGACCATGGAATATGTCAACAGTCTTGAGAAATGCAAGTCAAGGTGTTACTGAGGCAACACTAACCTGGAAACCACAAGAATCCGACCTGCATCATCATGTACCCGTGTGTTTTGCTGCAGAGACACTTCAGAG TCAGTCAGAGATGAGGTGCATCGTGATCATTGTGGCAAAATCAAGAGTTCtctcag GTGAAGCAGAGGTATTCTGTGAGAATAACAGTATCAGCATTGCAGTAAGCAAAGCCTCCATGAAGGGGATTGATCAAAATTGGCTCCAACTGAGAGATCCCACCTGTTCTCTAACATCCAATAACACCCATATCTTGGGCACCATGTCCCTCAACACCTGTGGAACCACGATGGAG GACGCAGGAGACTTCTTGGTCTTCAAAAACGAGATCAATTCTTTTGAGAACCCTAATGAAGTGATCACCAGACGCAGTCAAGTTAAAATAGGCTTCTCCTGCCAATACCCCAAAGTGGCCAGTGTTTCTAACCACTACATCAACAAGAAGTCTGACTACATCTTCACTGAATCCAGCTTTGGCACTTTTAGTTACTCGTTTGATATTTTTACTAACAATAACTTCAGCAGTCGGGTAGATCCCAGTCTGTATCCACTGGAGATAAATTTGATGGATATGCTCTACATGGGTATTGCAGCTCATTCTGCTCTTCCTGAGGTCCGGCTCTTTGTGGAGTCTTGCAGGGCCACTCCAGATGACAACCCATACAGTGCCCTATCTTATGACATCATCAAAGAAGG GTGTATTATGGATGACACAGTTGAGGTTTATCAAAGTGATTCAAGAATGTATGACTTTGGGATCCAGGCTTTCAAGTTTACAGGCGGCTACAATGAG GTGTACGTTACCTGCTCTGTCATTCTGTGCGCGGAAGGAAGTTCAAACTCAAGATGCGCCCAAGGCTGCCTCCAAGAACACGCACGCAAACACAAACGAGATGTGAGCAAAGAAACTGCCAGGCATTACATCACGCAGGGTCCCTTCCGTGTAGCGAGACAAACTCAGCATTCTGCAGCAG CTTCAGAAAATGGTGGTTCTCTTCATATCAGCGCAGGCACCGGGGTCTTCGCAGGACTCTTCATAGTCTCCATGGTGGTTCTGGTGGGATTGTTGGTGTATAATGGCAAAAAAACAAGAGCACCTGACCACATGTATCTGATGTCAAActtctga